One stretch of Anabrus simplex isolate iqAnaSimp1 chromosome 3, ASM4041472v1, whole genome shotgun sequence DNA includes these proteins:
- the mRpL52 gene encoding large ribosomal subunit protein mL52, whose amino-acid sequence MEAVFVNMQRYCVVGRNVLMKNTISKLFSTTGVNCLDRIWRRKRGLPENPNTFGPLTNLPDFTYVDGRPTPLGSRQKKRLMKQREYAETIIRMTGEVDFAVERYERLKKEEEERRQTVLKLKLVPKGKHEL is encoded by the coding sequence ATGGAGGCGGTCTTCGTTAACATGCAAAGGTACTGTGTCGTTGGAAGGAATGTACTAATGAAGAACACCATTTCGAAGCTGTTCAGCACTACAGGTGTCAACTGTTTGGATAGAATCTGGAGGAGAAAACGTGGTCTGCCTGAAAATCCAAATACATTTGGACCACTGACTAATCTTCCTGACTTTACTTACGTGGATGGTCGACCCACTCCCCTTGGCTCCAGACAAAAGAAGAGGTTAATGAAGCAACGTGAATATGCTGAAACTATCATACGTATGACCGGTGAGGTCGATTTTGCTGTCGAACGTTATGAACGACTCaaaaaggaggaggaggaaaggAGACAGACAGTTTTGAAGTTAAAATTAGTACCTAAAGGGAAACATGAATTGTAG